One Bosea sp. 685 DNA segment encodes these proteins:
- a CDS encoding GFA family protein, translating into MTEPVTGRCFCGSIRFRFNQPPVAKRACWCRDCQYLSAGNASINLIFPAVSRELEGEVRDYVSLSDGGNVMRRSFCPHCGTPLFSASSSRPEMVVVRAGALDDRELGKPEGFIWTASAPSWGLTDTGVPSCPNQPPPVAAR; encoded by the coding sequence ATGACCGAGCCCGTTACTGGCCGCTGCTTCTGCGGCTCCATACGCTTCCGCTTCAATCAGCCGCCGGTGGCGAAGCGAGCCTGCTGGTGCCGCGACTGCCAGTATCTCTCGGCCGGCAACGCCTCGATCAACCTGATCTTCCCCGCGGTGAGCCGGGAGCTGGAGGGCGAAGTCCGCGACTATGTCAGCCTCTCCGACGGCGGCAACGTGATGCGCCGCAGCTTCTGCCCGCATTGCGGCACGCCCCTGTTCAGCGCCTCCTCATCGCGGCCGGAGATGGTCGTGGTCCGCGCCGGCGCGCTCGACGACCGCGAGCTCGGCAAGCCTGAGGGCTTCATCTGGACCGCGTCCGCACCGTCCTGGGGCCTGACCGACACCGGCGTGCCGTCCTGTCCGAACCAGCCGCCCCCCGTTGCCGCCCGCTGA
- a CDS encoding enoyl-CoA hydratase, with protein MAYETILVEVKGKVGVVTLNRPQALNALNGQLIDEVNAAIDGFEKDPNIGCIVLTGSEKAFAAGADIKEMQGRTFPGTYLDDKFADWDRIGQRHKPIIAAVAGFALGGGCELAMMCDFIIAADNAKFGQPEINLGVIPGAGGTQRLTKAIGKAKAMDLCLTGRMMDVNEAERAGLVARIVPLADLMAETMKAADGIAAKSLPSVLMAKEAINRAFEVALSEGLRFERRVFSSLFATHDQKEGMTAFIEKRKPDFQNR; from the coding sequence ATGGCTTATGAGACCATTCTCGTCGAGGTGAAGGGCAAGGTCGGCGTCGTCACGCTGAACCGGCCGCAGGCGCTGAACGCGCTGAACGGCCAGCTCATCGACGAGGTCAACGCGGCCATCGACGGCTTCGAAAAGGATCCCAATATCGGCTGCATCGTCCTGACCGGCTCGGAGAAGGCCTTTGCCGCCGGCGCCGACATCAAGGAGATGCAGGGCCGGACCTTCCCCGGGACCTATCTCGACGACAAATTCGCCGATTGGGACCGCATCGGCCAGCGCCACAAGCCGATCATCGCGGCGGTTGCGGGCTTTGCGCTCGGCGGTGGCTGCGAGCTCGCCATGATGTGCGACTTCATCATCGCCGCCGACAACGCCAAATTCGGCCAGCCCGAGATCAATCTCGGCGTCATTCCCGGAGCCGGCGGCACGCAGCGCCTGACCAAGGCGATCGGCAAGGCCAAGGCCATGGATCTCTGCCTCACCGGGCGGATGATGGACGTCAACGAGGCCGAGCGCGCCGGCCTCGTCGCCCGCATCGTGCCCTTGGCCGATCTCATGGCCGAGACGATGAAGGCGGCTGACGGCATCGCCGCCAAGTCGCTTCCTTCGGTGCTGATGGCGAAGGAGGCGATCAACCGCGCCTTCGAGGTGGCGCTGAGCGAAGGGCTGCGCTTCGAGCGCCGCGTCTTCTCCTCGCTCTTCGCGACGCA
- a CDS encoding metalloregulator ArsR/SmtB family transcription factor: MSSDPLSLTLSALADPTRRAILARLSLGETSVTELAEPFAMSLPAVSKHLKVLERAGLITRGREAQWRPCRLDPGPLREVSEWLEHYSRFWDQSLGRLEEVLREMQAAPAEDGQP, encoded by the coding sequence ATGTCGAGCGACCCGCTCAGCCTCACCCTGTCCGCCCTTGCCGACCCGACGCGGCGCGCCATCCTGGCGCGGCTGTCGCTGGGCGAGACCTCGGTGACGGAGCTGGCCGAGCCCTTCGCGATGAGCCTGCCGGCCGTCTCCAAGCATCTCAAGGTGCTGGAGCGGGCCGGGCTGATCACGCGCGGCCGCGAGGCGCAATGGCGGCCCTGCCGGCTCGACCCCGGCCCTCTGCGCGAGGTGTCGGAGTGGCTGGAACATTACAGCCGTTTTTGGGACCAGAGCCTGGGACGATTGGAGGAGGTGCTGCGCGAGATGCAGGCAGCGCCGGCCGAGGACGGTCAACCGTAA
- the ubiE gene encoding bifunctional demethylmenaquinone methyltransferase/2-methoxy-6-polyprenyl-1,4-benzoquinol methylase UbiE: MTAASDTTHFGFETVPLVEKQAKVDDVFHKVASRYDLMNDLMSAGLHRLWKDALITTLKPAKDRPFHHLDVAGGTGDVAFQVLAAGGLQTDVTVLDINAEMLSVGRDRAQKRFPDDDRIRFVQGNAEALGLPDNHFDAYTIAFGIRNVPRIDKALSEAFRVLKRGGRFLCLEFSHVDVPLLDKVYEAYSFNVIPPMGRMVTGEAEPYQYLVESIRKFPKPQAFAGMIEDAGFRRAKFTPMTGGVVALHSGWKL; this comes from the coding sequence GTGACAGCAGCCTCCGACACCACTCATTTCGGTTTTGAGACCGTGCCGCTCGTCGAGAAGCAGGCCAAGGTCGACGACGTCTTCCACAAGGTCGCCAGCCGCTACGATCTGATGAACGATCTGATGTCGGCGGGCCTGCACCGGCTCTGGAAGGATGCGCTGATCACGACGCTGAAGCCAGCGAAGGACCGGCCCTTCCACCATCTCGACGTGGCCGGCGGCACCGGCGACGTCGCCTTCCAGGTGCTCGCAGCCGGCGGGCTGCAGACCGACGTCACCGTGCTCGACATCAATGCTGAGATGCTGAGCGTTGGCCGCGACCGGGCGCAGAAGCGTTTTCCCGATGACGATCGCATCCGCTTCGTCCAGGGCAATGCCGAGGCGCTCGGCCTGCCGGACAACCATTTCGACGCCTATACGATCGCCTTCGGCATCCGCAACGTGCCGCGCATCGACAAGGCGCTGTCCGAGGCGTTTCGCGTGCTCAAGCGCGGCGGGCGCTTCCTCTGCCTCGAATTCAGCCATGTCGACGTGCCGCTGCTCGACAAGGTCTACGAGGCCTATTCCTTCAATGTGATACCGCCGATGGGGCGGATGGTGACGGGCGAGGCCGAGCCCTACCAGTATCTCGTCGAATCGATCCGCAAATTCCCCAAGCCGCAGGCCTTCGCCGGCATGATCGAGGATGCCGGCTTCCGGCGGGCGAAGTTCACGCCGATGACCGGCGGGGTCGTGGCGCTGCATTCCGGCTGGAAGCTGTGA
- a CDS encoding phosphopantothenoylcysteine decarboxylase, with the protein MLGEGYPGSGTSALPASRSILLIIGGGIAAYKCLELIRRLKDHGIASRCILTKAGEEFVTPLSVSSLAGERCFTDLFSLTDEADIGHIALSRSTDLIVVAPATADLIAKMATGLANDLASTALLATDKRILIAPAMNPRMWEHPATRRNMAQLEKDGVLVVGPNSGAMAERGENGPGRMAEPLEILAAIERALAGDMAAQPRAIGFLGRTPGGAAIAQKPLAGKHVLVTSGPTHEPIDPVRYIANRSSGKQGHAIAAAAAAAGASVTLVSGPVGLPDPDGVTTIHVESAREMLAATEAALPADIAVFAAAVADWRVADAAPEKMKKGTSGTPALALVENPDILATVAHRKTGRPALVVGFAAETENVIDYARAKLARKGCDLIVANDVGGTGVMGGDSNTVHLVTRDGVETWPTLAKEEVASRLIAHLAGLTGVSKAGA; encoded by the coding sequence ATGCTAGGTGAAGGGTATCCCGGCTCAGGAACCTCCGCCTTGCCCGCCTCCCGCTCCATCCTCCTGATCATCGGCGGCGGCATCGCCGCCTATAAGTGCCTGGAGCTGATCCGGCGCTTGAAGGATCATGGCATCGCCTCGCGCTGCATCCTGACTAAGGCGGGCGAGGAGTTCGTCACGCCGCTCTCCGTCTCGTCGCTCGCCGGCGAACGCTGCTTCACCGATCTGTTCTCGCTGACCGACGAGGCCGATATCGGCCATATCGCGCTGTCGCGCTCGACCGACCTCATCGTCGTCGCGCCCGCCACCGCCGATCTCATCGCCAAGATGGCGACGGGGCTTGCCAATGACCTCGCCTCGACCGCGCTGCTCGCCACCGACAAGCGCATCCTGATCGCGCCCGCGATGAATCCCAGGATGTGGGAGCATCCGGCGACGCGCCGCAACATGGCGCAGCTCGAGAAGGACGGTGTGCTCGTCGTCGGGCCCAATTCCGGCGCCATGGCCGAGCGCGGCGAGAACGGGCCGGGCCGCATGGCCGAACCGCTCGAGATCCTGGCCGCGATCGAGCGTGCTCTGGCCGGCGATATGGCGGCACAACCGCGTGCGATCGGCTTCCTCGGTCGCACGCCGGGCGGCGCGGCCATCGCGCAGAAGCCGCTCGCCGGCAAGCATGTGCTGGTGACATCGGGACCGACGCATGAGCCGATCGACCCGGTGCGCTACATCGCCAACCGCTCCTCGGGCAAGCAAGGTCATGCAATCGCGGCCGCAGCTGCAGCCGCTGGCGCCAGCGTGACGCTGGTCTCCGGCCCCGTCGGCCTGCCCGACCCCGACGGCGTCACCACGATCCATGTCGAATCCGCTCGCGAGATGCTGGCGGCGACCGAGGCGGCGCTGCCCGCCGACATCGCGGTCTTCGCGGCCGCCGTCGCCGATTGGCGCGTCGCGGACGCAGCGCCGGAGAAGATGAAGAAGGGCACTAGTGGGACGCCGGCCCTGGCGCTGGTCGAGAACCCCGACATCCTGGCGACCGTCGCTCATCGCAAGACCGGCCGGCCGGCTCTCGTCGTCGGCTTCGCGGCGGAAACGGAAAACGTCATCGACTATGCCCGCGCCAAGCTCGCGAGGAAGGGCTGCGACCTGATCGTCGCCAATGACGTCGGCGGCACCGGCGTGATGGGCGGCGATTCCAACACCGTCCATCTCGTCACCCGCGACGGCGTCGAGACCTGGCCGACCCTGGCGAAGGAGGAGGTCGCGAGCCGCCTGATCGCGCATCTCGCCGGGCTGACGGGCGTCTCGAAGGCGGGAGCCTAG
- a CDS encoding DUF1579 domain-containing protein produces the protein MLAEPRKEHAWLQQFVGEWASEMECSMGPDKPRQTSTGTESVRSLGGLWTLGEGKGEMPGCGPATTLMTLGFDPEKGRFVGTFTGSMMTHLWVYDGFLDETGTVLTLETEGPSFAGDGKMAKYRDIMTVLSPDHRVLTSNVPGEDGRWTEFMTAHYRRTA, from the coding sequence ATGCTAGCCGAACCACGCAAGGAACACGCCTGGCTCCAGCAATTCGTCGGAGAATGGGCATCCGAGATGGAGTGCTCGATGGGGCCGGACAAGCCGCGCCAGACATCGACCGGGACCGAGAGCGTGCGCTCGCTCGGCGGCCTCTGGACGCTGGGCGAAGGCAAGGGCGAGATGCCCGGCTGCGGCCCCGCGACGACGCTGATGACGCTCGGTTTCGACCCCGAAAAGGGCCGCTTCGTCGGCACCTTCACCGGCTCGATGATGACGCATCTATGGGTCTATGACGGCTTCCTCGACGAGACCGGAACCGTGCTGACGCTGGAGACCGAGGGGCCGAGCTTCGCGGGCGACGGCAAGATGGCGAAATATCGCGACATCATGACTGTCCTGAGCCCCGATCACCGCGTCCTGACCTCCAATGTACCAGGCGAAGACGGACGCTGGACCGAATTCATGACAGCCCATTACCGCCGGACCGCGTGA
- a CDS encoding VOC family protein: MKIAPYLFFPGNCEEAFTAYEKILGGKIIAMMSHKGTPAEGQVAPNWVPKIMHACLQLDGGQMLMASDSPPERSEGPMQSVSVSVTVKDTAEAERIFAALSDGARIKMPLEETFWAPRFGMLQDRFGTHWMISSAPAEACVVA, from the coding sequence ATGAAGATCGCCCCCTATCTCTTCTTCCCCGGCAATTGCGAGGAAGCCTTCACCGCCTATGAAAAGATCCTCGGTGGCAAGATCATCGCCATGATGAGCCATAAGGGCACGCCAGCCGAGGGCCAGGTCGCTCCCAACTGGGTTCCCAAGATCATGCATGCCTGCCTCCAGCTCGACGGCGGGCAGATGCTAATGGCGTCCGATTCCCCGCCCGAGCGCAGCGAGGGGCCGATGCAGAGCGTTTCGGTCAGCGTCACGGTCAAAGATACGGCCGAGGCCGAACGCATCTTCGCCGCGCTCTCGGATGGAGCCAGGATCAAGATGCCGCTGGAGGAGACCTTCTGGGCGCCGCGCTTCGGCATGCTCCAGGACCGCTTCGGCACGCATTGGATGATCAGCAGCGCCCCTGCGGAAGCCTGCGTGGTGGCCTAA
- the mutM gene encoding bifunctional DNA-formamidopyrimidine glycosylase/DNA-(apurinic or apyrimidinic site) lyase — MPELPEVETVRRGLEPAMLGQVFARVEQNRPDLRFPLPDRFVARLTGRKVEALSRRAKYLIVDLDDGQALIMHLGMSGRFVVEAPGTPPTEPGAYYNEIGRHLQHDHVVFHLGSGARVTYNDVRRFGFMDLVPRADLATSKHFAGMGIEPLGNELSGETLAKLFAGKFAPLKAALLDQRLVAGLGNIYVCEALFRAGLHPEAEAGSIATATGRPRPAAHALAQIIREVLEEAIISGGSTLRDFAHADGSLGYFQHRFRVYDREGQACVTPGCGFVVKRLVQSGRSTFYCESCQPRR, encoded by the coding sequence ATGCCCGAACTTCCCGAGGTCGAAACCGTTCGTCGTGGGCTGGAGCCCGCCATGCTGGGGCAGGTTTTCGCGCGCGTCGAGCAGAACCGGCCCGATCTGCGCTTCCCCCTGCCCGATCGCTTCGTCGCACGCCTGACCGGCCGCAAGGTCGAAGCCCTGTCGCGGCGCGCCAAATATCTGATCGTCGATCTCGATGACGGCCAGGCGCTGATCATGCATCTGGGCATGAGCGGGCGCTTCGTGGTGGAGGCGCCTGGCACGCCGCCGACCGAGCCTGGCGCCTATTACAACGAGATCGGCCGGCACCTGCAGCACGACCATGTCGTCTTCCATCTCGGCTCCGGCGCGCGCGTCACCTATAATGATGTCCGCCGCTTCGGCTTCATGGACCTCGTTCCACGCGCCGATCTCGCGACTTCCAAGCATTTCGCCGGTATGGGCATCGAGCCGCTGGGGAACGAACTCTCCGGCGAGACGCTGGCGAAGCTGTTCGCGGGAAAATTCGCGCCGCTGAAGGCGGCCCTGCTCGACCAGCGCCTCGTCGCCGGCCTGGGCAACATCTATGTCTGCGAGGCGCTGTTCCGCGCCGGGCTCCACCCCGAAGCCGAGGCCGGTTCGATCGCGACCGCGACAGGCCGTCCGCGACCGGCGGCACATGCGCTGGCGCAGATCATCCGCGAGGTGCTGGAAGAGGCGATCATCTCCGGCGGCTCGACGCTACGCGACTTCGCCCATGCCGACGGCTCGCTCGGCTATTTCCAACACCGGTTTCGCGTCTATGACCGCGAGGGGCAGGCCTGCGTGACGCCGGGCTGCGGTTTTGTGGTCAAGCGGCTCGTGCAGTCCGGCCGCTCGACCTTCTATTGCGAAAGCTGCCAGCCGCGGCGCTGA
- a CDS encoding SRPBCC family protein, translating into MLKTVLLSLLTILAIGIVVVLILAAMKPDSFQVQRAIAINAPPERVYPLIADFRAWGAWSPWEKKDPNLKRSFSGAETGKGAIYAWAGDKNVGEGSMEIVEAEPSSKIGLKLDFIKPFEAHNAAVFALQPQGSATNVTWTMTGPTPFFAKIIHVFFNMDRMVGGDFEAGLASLKAQAERR; encoded by the coding sequence ATGCTCAAGACCGTTCTTCTCAGCCTGCTGACGATCCTCGCCATCGGCATCGTCGTGGTGCTGATCCTTGCCGCAATGAAGCCCGACAGTTTCCAGGTCCAGCGCGCCATCGCCATCAACGCGCCGCCCGAGCGCGTCTACCCGCTGATCGCGGATTTCAGGGCCTGGGGCGCCTGGTCGCCCTGGGAGAAGAAGGATCCCAACCTGAAGCGCAGCTTCAGCGGGGCCGAGACCGGCAAGGGGGCGATCTATGCCTGGGCGGGTGACAAGAATGTCGGCGAAGGCAGCATGGAAATCGTCGAGGCCGAACCGTCAAGCAAGATCGGGCTCAAGCTCGACTTCATCAAGCCCTTCGAGGCCCATAACGCCGCCGTCTTCGCACTGCAGCCGCAAGGCTCTGCAACGAACGTGACCTGGACGATGACGGGACCAACCCCGTTCTTCGCCAAGATCATCCATGTCTTCTTCAACATGGACCGGATGGTCGGCGGCGATTTCGAGGCCGGCCTCGCCAGCCTCAAGGCGCAGGCCGAGCGCCGGTAG
- a CDS encoding AMP nucleosidase: protein MTFETAATPDAAVDRLELLYADAKTALRGDLQRFFDTGEAPTLEERARYRYPLLRVTYEPSKLPAATRRGFAKFAAPGIYSTTVTQPAEFRAYLLDQLQPLVEEYGATIETGVSHQEIPYPYALEGGDELGRGKVTAAELARHFPTPLLSLVGDEIADGTFDIVEGEPRPLSLFDAVRVDYSLRRLVHYTGTDWRAVQPWVLLTNYHRYVDQFVRLALAEIEAGTAEALVTPGGVRIERDGIDVSAAERVMSAPWHRFQMPAYHLIRSKGDGVTLVNIGVGPSNAKNITDHLAVLRPNCWLMVGHCGGLRQTQIIGDYVLAHAYLRQDGILDELVPPDIPIPALAEVQVALQQAAAEVTGEQGDRLKNRLRTGTVVTQDDRNWELRWTKERRRINLSRAIAVDMESGTIAAQGYRLRVPYGTLLCVSDKPLHGEIKLPGAANAFYERAVGEHLKIGLAALEKLKEAGSTIHSRKLRSFDEPPFR, encoded by the coding sequence ATGACATTCGAGACCGCCGCCACGCCAGACGCCGCCGTCGACCGGCTGGAGCTGCTCTATGCGGACGCGAAGACGGCGTTGCGCGGCGATCTGCAGCGCTTTTTCGATACGGGCGAGGCGCCGACGCTAGAAGAGCGCGCGCGCTATCGCTATCCGCTGCTGCGCGTCACCTACGAGCCCTCGAAGCTGCCCGCCGCGACGCGGCGCGGCTTCGCCAAATTCGCAGCGCCCGGCATCTATTCGACCACGGTGACGCAGCCGGCCGAATTCCGCGCCTATCTGCTCGACCAGCTGCAGCCGCTCGTCGAGGAATATGGCGCCACGATCGAGACCGGTGTGAGCCATCAGGAAATCCCCTACCCCTATGCGCTCGAAGGCGGCGACGAGCTCGGGCGCGGCAAGGTCACGGCGGCCGAGCTCGCCCGGCATTTCCCGACGCCCCTGCTCTCCCTGGTCGGCGACGAGATCGCCGACGGCACCTTCGACATCGTCGAGGGCGAGCCGCGCCCGCTCTCGCTGTTCGATGCGGTGCGGGTCGACTACTCGCTGCGGCGGCTGGTGCACTACACCGGCACCGACTGGCGCGCCGTGCAGCCCTGGGTGCTGCTGACCAACTACCACCGCTATGTCGACCAGTTCGTGCGGCTGGCGCTGGCTGAGATCGAAGCCGGCACGGCCGAGGCCCTGGTGACGCCGGGCGGTGTGCGGATCGAGCGCGACGGCATCGACGTTTCGGCAGCCGAGCGGGTGATGTCGGCGCCCTGGCATCGCTTCCAGATGCCGGCCTATCACCTGATCCGCAGCAAGGGCGACGGCGTGACGCTGGTCAATATCGGCGTCGGCCCCTCCAATGCCAAGAACATCACCGACCACCTCGCGGTGCTCAGGCCCAATTGCTGGCTGATGGTCGGCCATTGCGGCGGTCTGCGCCAGACGCAGATCATCGGCGACTATGTCCTGGCCCATGCCTATCTCCGGCAGGACGGCATCCTGGACGAGCTGGTGCCGCCCGACATCCCGATCCCGGCGCTCGCCGAGGTCCAGGTCGCCCTCCAACAGGCGGCGGCGGAAGTGACGGGCGAGCAGGGCGACCGGCTGAAGAACCGGCTGCGCACCGGCACCGTCGTGACGCAGGACGACCGTAACTGGGAGCTGCGCTGGACCAAGGAGCGCCGCCGCATCAACCTCTCGCGCGCCATCGCGGTCGACATGGAATCGGGCACGATCGCAGCGCAAGGCTACCGTCTGCGCGTGCCCTACGGCACTTTGCTCTGCGTCTCCGACAAGCCTCTACATGGCGAGATCAAATTGCCCGGCGCGGCGAACGCCTTCTATGAGCGCGCCGTCGGCGAGCATCTCAAGATCGGGCTCGCGGCGCTGGAGAAGCTCAAGGAAGCGGGCTCGACCATTCACTCGCGCAAGCTCAGGAGCTTCGACGAGCCGCCGTTTCGGTGA
- the ubiB gene encoding 2-polyprenylphenol 6-hydroxylase encodes MITATAHLARSARVGFVLAREGALALVDPSVLPPLARAAIRLGRLIERKGAGSSATRLAAALTRLGPSYVKFGQFLATRPDVVGMKIAEDLSALQDRMAPFPMEQARAAIEAAHGRPVEAIFAEFGPPVAAASIAQVHRARLKDGSEVAVKVLRPGIRDRFHRDLAAMRFGAEMAERRSPEARRLRMSGVVETLARSVTMEMDLRLEAAALSEFAENTKDDADFRVPTPDWQLTAREMLVDEWIDGVRLSDIEALRAAGHDLQLLSRTVIQSFLKHAIRDGFFHADMHPGNLFVDSSGRLVAVDGGIMGRLGLKERRFLAEILLGFITRDYTRVAEVHFEAGYVPGHHAVADFAQAIRAVGEPIHDKSADQISMAKVLTLLFEITGLFDMATRTELVMLQKTMVVVEGVARTLDPHLDMWTTAEPVVRDWITRNLGPLGKIEDVGRGARSLAFSLASLPETVGRAERVLGQLEDASRHGFTLDERSIEAIGRAEAQRNRWGNWALWLIAGLIAYAVLG; translated from the coding sequence ATGATCACTGCCACCGCCCATCTCGCCCGTTCCGCGCGGGTCGGCTTCGTGCTGGCCCGCGAGGGCGCGCTTGCGCTCGTCGATCCCTCGGTCCTGCCGCCGCTGGCGCGCGCCGCGATCCGGCTCGGGCGCTTGATCGAACGCAAGGGCGCCGGCTCGTCCGCGACGCGGCTTGCAGCGGCGCTGACGCGGCTTGGACCGTCCTATGTCAAATTCGGCCAGTTCCTGGCGACACGGCCCGATGTCGTCGGCATGAAGATCGCCGAGGATCTCTCGGCTCTGCAGGACCGGATGGCCCCGTTCCCGATGGAACAGGCGCGCGCCGCGATCGAGGCCGCCCATGGCCGGCCGGTCGAGGCGATCTTCGCCGAATTCGGGCCGCCCGTCGCCGCCGCCTCGATCGCGCAGGTGCATCGCGCCCGGCTGAAGGATGGCTCGGAGGTCGCGGTCAAGGTGCTGCGGCCCGGCATCCGCGACCGCTTCCACCGCGACCTCGCGGCGATGCGCTTCGGCGCGGAGATGGCGGAACGACGTTCGCCCGAGGCGCGTCGCTTACGCATGTCGGGTGTGGTCGAGACGCTGGCGCGCTCCGTGACGATGGAGATGGATCTCAGGCTGGAGGCCGCCGCCCTCTCCGAATTCGCCGAGAACACCAAGGACGATGCCGATTTCCGCGTGCCGACGCCGGATTGGCAGCTCACCGCGCGCGAAATGCTGGTCGATGAATGGATCGACGGCGTCCGGCTCTCCGACATCGAAGCGTTGCGGGCCGCCGGGCACGATCTCCAGCTGCTCAGCCGCACCGTCATCCAGTCCTTCCTGAAGCATGCGATCCGCGACGGCTTCTTCCATGCCGACATGCATCCGGGGAACCTGTTCGTCGACTCGTCAGGGCGGCTCGTCGCCGTCGATGGCGGCATCATGGGCCGGCTCGGACTGAAGGAGCGGCGCTTCCTCGCCGAAATCCTGCTCGGCTTCATCACCCGCGACTATACCCGCGTGGCGGAAGTGCATTTCGAGGCCGGCTATGTGCCGGGCCACCACGCGGTCGCGGATTTCGCCCAGGCGATCCGTGCGGTCGGCGAGCCGATCCACGACAAGAGCGCCGACCAGATCTCGATGGCGAAGGTCCTGACCCTGCTCTTCGAGATCACCGGCCTGTTCGACATGGCGACGCGTACCGAGCTCGTGATGCTGCAGAAGACCATGGTGGTGGTCGAAGGCGTTGCGCGCACGCTTGATCCGCATCTCGACATGTGGACCACGGCCGAGCCCGTGGTGCGCGACTGGATCACCCGCAATCTCGGGCCGCTGGGCAAGATCGAGGATGTCGGGCGCGGGGCGCGCTCGCTCGCCTTCAGCCTCGCCAGCCTGCCCGAGACCGTCGGCCGGGCGGAGCGCGTGCTCGGCCAGCTCGAAGATGCCTCACGGCATGGCTTTACGCTGGATGAGCGCAGCATCGAGGCGATCGGCCGGGCCGAGGCTCAGCGCAACCGCTGGGGCAATTGGGCGCTCTGGCTGATCGCGGGCCTGATCGCCTATGCGGTGCTGGGATAA